The DNA region ATAGATGGATTGGGTAAcccttttattttgttttgaaagAGTAATGATGCAATCTCTCGAATCAGTTTACAGTTTGGTTGTAATTATTGCAGGTTTTGCCATGacctttcattttcttattaGATGTGATAAGCATGTGATTGTGAGGTCTTTTTGAATCATATTTTTGTCGATGCTCCTGATGATGATATATGAAGTGAATATTGCCATTTTATAATAACTTTGATGATGGTGAATTTTTAACCTTTTTTACTCATAATTAATTTGTTACCTTCATTTTTACTTTGAATGTATGAGGAAACTTTGGTACTGTATGAATATTTATCTATCTCTTTGCTTGCATTTTTTATAAGCTGAAGATATATACTTGTCTAGTTGTGTTCTTTTAGTCTCAGTCTCTATAAGAAAATTCTGCTTATTTTACTATTCTCTAATGACTTTGTCAAGATTCCTGGACGTTTCTGTTTGGTGGGAATCTATCTTGATGTGAAATACATGAGATTTTTAGTTGTCTCCTCAATGCAATAATTTAGAAGTTAAAACCAGTTTTGaaattaaacttgttttagaTAAAAACGAAAACAAGTTTAAAGTGGATTTTCCTGAAAAAAACAAGTTCAAACCAGTTTTAAAACTGGATTTTATGTAAAACCGGATTTTTAATTGGATATGGTTCAAAAACCGGTTTTTAAATTGGATTAAATGTGGTTTTGGTTTTAGAACCGGTTTTAAATGCGGTTTTAAAATAAACCGATTTTTATCCGGTTTTAAACAAAAAAACCGGTTTTTATTCTGGGTTAAACATAAACCGGTTTTGAACCGGTTGTACGAAATAAAAACGGTCCAGTTCTTAAAACCAATCCATATAAGTGAAATTTAATTGGTTATAGTTTGGTTTGGTTAAAAACCAAACCATGCACACCCCTACGCACCGATTTCACTAGTGCAGCATCACGAGTCATACACGGGCTTTGTACCACGGACAAAACCCCTAACCTCACTAATCTACCCACCAGTCATTTCACCCTCTATATATAACCTTTTCCCCTAATTCCTATTTCACAGTTCACGTTTCTTCCACAATCTTCCTCTTCCATCAACTGCTACCACTTCACATACTCGACGCACGAATGGCGCAGTTGAAAGCACTCCCTGCATATCCATCCTCTGCTACTCCTCCTTCCCTGCATTCAACAGGTTccatttccatttccattttcatttcctttcaCTTTTTGTTAGAGATTTTCATTGGCATTTTCAACTTCTCTCAATTTTTGCAGTTCACCTTCTGCATCATCAGTTTTGGAAGGCAAAGCCATCATCATTCAAACAGGtgatcttttaaaaaaatcaaaattttattcCTTAAAGTTCACAAACACATGTCTGAGCCTATTTGTTTGTTTTGGTGGTTACATGTTGGTCTTATGTGGGACTTTTGTGCTGTTTGTAGTTTGGACCAAGAGCTTGTGTTGGTGCTGGTAAACTTCAAGGTGAGATTTTGCTGTCTCAggcttactttttttttttttttgaatttaagaAACATTTACACAATGCAGTTGCATTATCAATTTTTTGTTTCCCGTTCCACCTGGGGTTAACACATTTTGAAAAATGGTGCATCTTTAAATTATGAGAGCAACATTAGTCATTAACATGTGATGTTTCTTAGTTGCTCTTTAAAGAGTTGaatcttttaattaaaaactaacTAGCTGTTAACATGTGGCGTTAAGTGTTTCTTTTTGTGTTTTTCATCTGTCAGAATTGACTTATCATTTTGAAAATGAACATTCCTTAACACAATTATATCATGATTGCAATTGGCAAATAAATTTTAGAAGGGTTTTTGTTTGTAGCTTCTTAGGTCATGGATGGTTTTATGTTGGAAACAAATGAGTTTCTTAGAGGTGCTTGTGTTCACCGCTTGCTATATTGATTTGATGCTGTTTGATTTTAAGTTTAAGGTCTGTAATGCTATTGAAATTCGCATGACATGCAGCTATAAAAGCAGTGCTATGCAGTGATACAGATGTAGAAATTTCTGAGACCAAGAAAGGTAGTGGGCTACGAGGCAAATTGAATAAGGTTGTTCTTGCTTACAGTGGTGGCTTAGACACATCCGTCATCGTACCATGGCTGAGGTATAGACGGTGTCTTGTTCTTTTCGGTTTTCTGCTAGACTTCCATCACAAGTTCAATATATCAGATTTTTCCTATcccatatatattttttatggcAAATATTTCAATGTTAAAGATGTAAATTTTTTATGTAGAATGTGTAAATAGAGGTTACAAACCATTTAGAGATTTTATACATGACTTGATGAGTTTTAAACCCGAAAAATCCAAATTTTGTAGAGAAGCATGGCAGCAAAAATAGAcaattctgaattttttttctggttatGATAGGGGATATTCAGCAGTAGATATCCGTGGAGTTACCTTTTGTTGTATAATTGTGTCCTTATTATAATATCTTATTTAGTGATTTTGGCATTGCAGAGAAAATTACGGTTGTGAAGTCGTTTGCTTCACTGCTGATGTTGGCCAAGTATGTTATGCCTTTTAGAATTTAATTTCTTTGATCGAAGTTATTGCTGTGTAAACTTGGTTACTTGAAAAGGTGTTTTAAGATTGTGAACTTCTGGTTCGGGGAATTTTCTCTACTCAGTTTGTTTATGTTCTGCATGTTTGGCAACAAAACTAAATTGCACAGGGACTAAAAGAGTTAGAAGGTTTAGaggagaaagccaaagccaGTGGAGCCTCTCAATTAGTGGTTAAGGACCTGCAGGAGGAATTTGTTAAAGATTACATATTCCCTTGCCTGCGTGCTGGTGCCACTTATGAGAGGAAGTATTTGCTTGGGACCGCGATGGCTCGCCCTGTAATTGCAAAGGTAACTTCTTGAAGTGTTCTATGTCATCTCACTTGGTAAAACCATTTTTTCTATTACTCTGTTAGCTCTTTGAGGGCTGTattcacttttctttttctcttgatATATTGTAAAAAATCATTATTCAATGATTATGGAACTTAGTTATATATTCACCCCTTGTATAAACATGTTTTGATTCATACCTGCTGATGGATAGGCCATGGTTGATGTTGCCAAAGAAGTCGGAGCTGACGCTGTCTCCCATGGGTGCACCGGGAAAGGAAATGATCAGGCATGTCTTACTATTATTATGCTCACAAAACAAAATCATGTCGGTTATTCTATTCTGACACATTTATTTATGTATGAACATTTAGGTTCGATTTGAGCTGACATTCTTTGCTCTAAACCCCAAGCTAAATGTCGTGGCTCCATGGAGGGAGTGGGATATTACAGGGAGAGAAGATGCTATTGAGTATGCTAAAAAGCATAATATTCCTGTCCCAGTGACAAAGAAATCCATATATAGCAGGGATAGAAACCTGTGGCACCTTAGCCATGAGGTACGCAGAGTGGTTATCCTCACTCTAGCTCTAGTTATACTGTTGAAGTTAGCCATGTCTAAtgatttctctttttcttttcttgtggGGGTTTTAGCCAACATTGAATTTAAGGTCAAAAGTTTGATAATCTTTTGAAAGTCATTAATTTGGATCCTCTTATGTTACATACCACCAAGAGGGGTGATAGAGCTAAAAGCTCCTGTCGTGGCATGGTAGTCATGTAACATGCGATGATACAACTTTTACACTCAGCAATTTACTAAATGTTGATAACTGAGGGGTGTCATGTCAGCATCTGGAATTAAGACCCTATATTCCTTTTGATTAAGATGATTTATCAGTGCATGGTTCACTACTATAAGAACACCCACAAACCCACAGCCATATTCGTCACAAGGCTGGATATTACTGTCATTGATACATGTCTGCCTATTCTATGTACCTTTTTCATGAGAAAACCCTCATTTTTATTCTTCAGAGATACTAGGACTATCACTTTAGTCCATGAAAGATTCTCTAAACCAATGAATGTCAGGTCGGGGGTTTCGGCCTTGTTATCAATTAGTTGTCAATTTAGTTCCTCAATAATTCGAAATGTCATCGTTTGGGTCCTTTTATTATCCTCTGTTTGAGGTTGTCTAACGGATGCTGACATAGCCCGTTATCTGCTTGTTTGGATGACATACATGGGCTGTTACCTACTTGCCATATGTTTGTGGTCATTGGAGGGCCTTCTAACTTAAATTCTATTTTAAAGTAACAGAAGGACCAAAATGGGGATATTTTAAATTTGTTATGTACAACTAAATTGGTAAAATCTTCCAAGAACTAAAATGATGACACTTGAATCTTTTAAGAACAAAAATTGGGGTTTACTgcaatttcttttttaaaagcATGACAAAGATTCTTGAAAAcagttttgattcattcacacccagtttctcttccatctcatttctgctgagtttttcttcatctctttcttcttttcctatCATGTCACCTATTATATCTGCCACTTCTCTCTCTTCTATTCCTATATCTCTCTCCGCAGTCTCCGGCAGAGGTGGAATTGAGTGGTGAATCCTATAATTTGTTACTAGTCTCTAGGCTGTGTCAACCCTCATTGGACGCACAAGATCACTTCTTTGCTGTAATGTTGGAAGTTGCTAATCTTTAGTTTGATCTAGGGTAATGCTTTATGTGCTCTAAAAACTATATTTTGGAAATTACCTATTGCTTTTTCTCTGATATATATGCAATCTATGATACTGAAGGGTGATATTTTGGAAGACCCTGCTAATGAGCCCCAAAAGGATATGTACATGATGTCTGTAGATCCTGAGGATGCCCCAGACAAACCAGAGTAAGCTTCCTTCAGAACTTGTGATTTTTCTTTATATATAACGTCCAAGTTGCGGCTAAAAATGTTGTATTTTACATATTTTTGgattttgtattttaaatttatgaaagCATGCGTGATGCTATGCAGATATGTCGAAATTGGGATAGAGGCAGGGCTTCCTGTTTCAGTCAATGGGAAGAGGCTTTCGCCAGCGTCATTACTAGCAGAGCTCAATGAGATTGGCGGAAGGCATGGAATTGGCCGGATTGACATGGTTGAGAATCGGCTCGTAGGTATGAAGAGCCGCGGAGTTTACGAAACTCCTGGCGGAACCATCCTGTTCGCTGCAGCAAGGGAGCTAGAGCTTCTGACGCTTGACCAAAAAGCAATGCAAGTCAAAGATTCGCTAGCCCTTACCTATGCAGAGTTAGTGTATGCTGGCAGGTGGTTTGATCCGCTTCGCGAGTCCTTGGATGCGTTTATGGAGGAAATCACAGCGACCACAACAGGTTCTGTGACTTTGAAACTGTTCAAAGGTTCGGTTGGTGTAACCAGTAGGCAGAGCCCCTTTAGCCTGTATAGGCAAGACATTTCATCATTCGAGAGCGGGGAGATATATGATCAAGCTGATGCTGCGGGCTTTATTCGGCTTTATGGTCTTCCCATGAGGGTTCGAGCAATGCTTGAACAGGGTATCTAAGGTTGATTTCATTTCAAACTATTTGGGAAAATAGGACTTGCTTTGTTGCACTACACAAATTTGCTTGTCTAGAACAAAGGTAGAGTGTAGCTAGAGAGTACCCTGGATTGTTAGTGGATCAGCTACGCCTTAATAAAATTTATGTATGTCTGCCTCTCAGCATCAAACATGGTCTCCATTGCCATTTGTAAGTGCCTTCCTCTAACCCTCTTATGGTTTTTTTTCATGTCTTTCATAACTGGTGAACCATCAAATTTTAAGGTTCCTGAATAAAAGGTCCACATGTATCTCCATTTCCTTGAGAGGATGCTAGTCTTTGCAGCTTCATTTATTGGCAATTTGGATAAAATTGCTCCAGGAATTCCATCTGGTAATTGGTTGATAAGATCTTCTTTGTAGTCTTTTTCATTGTTAGCTTTTGCTCTCTTCTGTTTATGTTCCCTGCTAGCATCCTGCATGATTATTCTTGGCCTAAACGTGACCAAAATTTATGGATCATCAAGATCAATAAGGATAATGAATAATTGAAATTGCAAGAGAATAATCAATAAAAGAGGCATAGAATAGAAAATCAGGGGGCAAATGGAGCAAATGAGTTCACTAATgttgaaggagaagaaaaatTCATTGAATGTTTACCAACTGGAGGAAGAAACTTGGAAGATGATAAATCAAATAAATCCTCTTTCAATTATGTCAAAATGTGATCAAATTACAAAACAAATGTAAAAACACAATTAATGCAAATGGAACAAAGGCTTTGAATTATTGTTACCTCTTTACTCCTTACTATCTTCTCATGTAGTTTGTGATTGTGAGTGAGATTTATATTATGATTGAGATTGCCTTGTAATGCGAACCGGTTTCTCTTTGGAGTCCTTGCTTGTTGTTCACATAAAAGGAAACCTTTTACCATGTACAGATCCGGAAGATGCTGCCTTTGGGGTGGTGATTTTATATAAACTAGTATCAATACAGGAAAACTAATTTTAgagtatttaaaattaaaatattaatttataatgcattaatatttaaatacaaTTATATAGtaaatgtgaaaaataaaatttgatattGATTAAATGTTTTTGCGTCATCCGTTTACACAAATATTGATTGATTTTTTCTAACAAGGTCTAGcataggggtgcacatgggttgagttggatggattttggtcaaaataaaatccaaACCGATCAAAATtatctgggttgggttggatttcacgaatttcttcttcgaTCCCAATTCGAACAAACCTGACGAAGTTTagattgggttggatgaatttattgggtcactatattaaaataataatatatctgaaatattaaaaaatcttgcaaaaattattataaattcagaaaaagttataaaaaatactaaatatgttataatactaaataacatgaaaaagacacaaaaagttatagaaataataccacataaatgacatatagccaaatatcatgaaaacacagacatgaaacaatctaatataaatagtgtatctaaaaagtgaaaaacaacactaaatgtcatgccatgacacttagaacttagatttctccaacatgccaaataactatatataaacatgtaacaaataactacgaacaaatactctaagttcaaatatgacaaataactacaaatacttaagtctcaaagtttcaaaaagtcatcactccgacactagcactccaagtatgagtaaaattataaaaaatattattatatgtatggattctgggttgggttggatggatttgaactgaatccgaaatccgatccgaccttggttgggttgtagtaaaatccatccgacTAATCCGATTGCtcaatccaacccgcattttttctattggatcggattgggttgggcGGGTTCATTGCATTTACCCggcccatgttcacccctaGACTCTAGCATGTTAGTCTGGTCTTCAATCCATGTGCCATGTGTATAAGAAAAATTTTCTGGGAGAAATCTACTCACTTAATACAATCTAAGGCTCAAAGAGATTAATGTCATGACTAACGTATAATAATAAAGAGTTTGTATATTTAATACCTGGATCGCTTTTTAAAAAAGCAGTAATgttatatacacacctcatttttaaacactcaattttcacctatttttgtttctatctctcttctcttatcatctatcacatatcatattttctctctcttacattttcttttctctctatctctctcctcatttcaCCTATTTTCACCTCTCGTAGAGGTGTGAAAGAAACATTTTCCGCTTACTTATGGTAAAATATTCATAGTTAGAAATACATTTGGTTGTATAGTTAGATTAAAATCCTGTGTTATGCAAAATTTAGTACAAATCGACGAATAATTGTGTATGTTTTTTTATAatgggttaatcgtctacttggtccctgtctttgtctcgccgtctgaagtaagtctctccccggaaaatttgcaaatctaaGTCCTCTCGTTTacaataagtctggagcaggtcctcgccggagctccgggcacCGACGAGTGATGAATAGACATGCTGACTGGATAAATGATGCTGACGTGTCAAGAAAAaaagttttatttaattaacagtccttaattaaccctaaaaactAACTAATTCTAATTAACTTACTAACACTAAtctaattaattaacaaaaacaaatttcCCTAAATTAACccaaaatcatcttcatcaaaaccaaaccctgttcatcttcatcaacctccaccacccaaaaacccaaaaaaaaccCAAATCCCCACCATAGCAACCCCAATTAGAGAAaccatggaagaagaaattcAGCAATAGAGGCGGTGGCCAAGTCGTCAATGGCGGTGGTGGCCAACACCCGCAACCCCCCCAGTCGCAACCCACCCAATCGCAACCCACACCCAgtcgcaacccaccccaccctcacCCGCAACCGACCACAGAAACCCAACCCCCCTCTCCCACTCCTCCATCTTCATTGCAGGCAAGAAGAAAAATCTGAGAAAAAAAGCTTGCGATGGAGGCCGAGAAGGCTCTGAATCCATCGATCTGCTCTATCAATCTCCATCAATCTGCTCTGAATCCATTGATCTGCTCTGATTGTGGCCTCCGCACCCAGATCTCCTTTCACCTCAGAAAATCGGGACATGACTTGAGGGGTTTGGCTGGGGAGGAAGGTTCACTAAGGTTTTGGTGGTTGAGGGTGGTGcgatggggggggggggggcaccGTGCGATGGAGGGGGATTTTTGCATCTTATCACTTGTATGATTTGAAGGGTTAAAGTAGAGGAAATGGGAGTGGGAGTGGGGTGGGTCTGGAATGCCAGAGGCCAGAGGGTATTGATGGTGATTTTGGTGAAGAAGCGTTGATGGGGAAGAAGATGGTTGAAGAcccagatgatgatgatgatgaacaggGTAGAACATGGTAGAAAATTTGTTATTCAGAATTTTCTTttgtgatttttaatttttaattaataagtataattttaattaattaatttggggtaatttgtgtttttaatttaatttaattttcttaatttgattttaatttctgATGTgtaatgtttattttattttttaaaatccaTGTAGGCATTATTGATCCACTCAGCGTGCcacttcatcactcgccggagctccgggctccggcgaggacctacTCCAAATAAATTGCAAACAAGAGGACTCGgatttgtaaattttccggggaggggcTTACTTCAGAtagcgagacaaagacagggaccaagtaggCGATTAACCCTTTTATAATTCATTAATATGATATGAAATTAGTTTTCTTAAAATAGaaattagtttttaaaataatgCAAAGTATTTATTATTCTTTAATGAGATTTGAAATTAATATTCAATTTGTCTTTTGGATCAACCCAAACTCGTCcctttgtgtttttattttttgttaaattcGCACCTCATTGCATTTAATTTCTTGAAAACACACATAAATTGCTTATAAGTCATCGAACTTGAAGAACCCATAAAATTGGATTCAAATCTAGTTCCTAGATTGATTCTTGAATTTACTTATGATTTTACCAAAAATCGGTGGAAACAAATTGGCGCTACAAGGAGGGCCTTTCAAGTTTGATGCAATTCTTGTGCGTTGGAAAATTTTGGTTTTTATGGATAATACTGCTTCAAGTTTTGGAATTACAAGTCTGATAATTCCATACATGATACATCCGGTATCACTTCCACGAAAAGGAATTGGATGAAGCAATTTTGATCACCTAAATTCAATTTTGGTCTTTGTGACCGAAATTAATGGTTTTTGAAACCAAAAAAGATATGGTTTTGAAACCACAAAAAATGCCAAAAGATCAATTAATCAGATTTGGCATTTGTGTGTGTGGCATCTCTCTATTCAATTTCTACATGGTTGTCTAATTTCTATTTTCGACCAAGGTTTTGTCAGTTGAGGACATAAAGTATCAAAGTTGgaattatataaatttttcaAGTTTGATATTTGAAGTTCCAAACAGCAAAGATATTGGATCAATATTTCGACACAGCTTCAAGAGATATTTAGGCCCTTACTTCGACTCAAAGTCAGGAAGCAAGAAGGAAAATTGCAGTTAGCAATGAAAGTGAAgcaaaaaatattcaaatgagAAATGGCTAAATGATCATTGAAGGTCATGAAGTGTTTGTTCAATTTTGGTGTTgcaataaaaaaatgttattccTCTCACTTTCTTCAGAAACAACATTTTGAGGGCCTCTGTTAATACCAAAATTTCACATGCCAAATTAATATGGCTGAGTAGTACTAATGGTACTAAAGGAAATTTACCATGTGTTTCTCGAAGGTTGCTTTACTGGTGCTAAATGGTACCCTTCTATGTTTTTAAAAGGGAAATCATGTGGTAGTTCTTTAAAACTTGGCTTGATTAGTTCCACAGGTCGGAAAACAATGTGGGTcgaaatatatatttttgtttgaaAGGTGAAAATTCAATAGATCGGGTCACAAGAGGCCTAGAAGCCAAAACATCCTGGGCAACCAAATGAAGAGCAAAATCTGGAACCTCCTCTACCCACACCGCATCCAGGTAGGTAGAAGCGTGTTCCTAGCCAGAGAGTCAGCTAAAACATTACCAGTACGTCTAACAAAAGGCAAATCAAAAACATCAAAAGCAAGAATTAAACTACGACAATCCCTAACAACAGTAGCTAAAAAAGAGAAGCCCTCCAAACGTTTCTTCCATCAATTGAACAGCTGAAGGTCTCAAAAACCACACGTCAAAATCCCAAGTCTATCGCCAAAAGCAAAGCCCACCGAAAGCATCCCGCCTCATCTAGCAATGGAGAAAGAAAAGCCACTGGATAAAGAAAGGCGGCTGCCATGACTTCCCCAACATGATTTCTAACCACCATTTCGTATCCCGCTGTCCCACCATCCACAAATGACGCATCAAAATTCACCTTGATCATCTCCCCTAGTAATAGAGATAATAAAGTGgtgactcaaagaagtcccacattgtcaagattagcaagtgcacaagtgcatatataataaagaacacacacactCATTgtcttaagcctaaggttttgtggtgttgtgtggttctaacttaggatttctaacatggtatcagagtttGTTTGATCCAAGCCATGACTTCcgctttccaaaaaaaaaagaaaaaaaaaatctgag from Lotus japonicus ecotype B-129 chromosome 2, LjGifu_v1.2 includes:
- the LOC130738091 gene encoding argininosuccinate synthase, chloroplastic-like; translated protein: MAQLKALPAYPSSATPPSLHSTVHLLHHQFWKAKPSSFKQFGPRACVGAGKLQAIKAVLCSDTDVEISETKKGSGLRGKLNKVVLAYSGGLDTSVIVPWLRENYGCEVVCFTADVGQGLKELEGLEEKAKASGASQLVVKDLQEEFVKDYIFPCLRAGATYERKYLLGTAMARPVIAKAMVDVAKEVGADAVSHGCTGKGNDQVRFELTFFALNPKLNVVAPWREWDITGREDAIEYAKKHNIPVPVTKKSIYSRDRNLWHLSHEGDILEDPANEPQKDMYMMSVDPEDAPDKPEYVEIGIEAGLPVSVNGKRLSPASLLAELNEIGGRHGIGRIDMVENRLVGMKSRGVYETPGGTILFAAARELELLTLDQKAMQVKDSLALTYAELVYAGRWFDPLRESLDAFMEEITATTTGSVTLKLFKGSVGVTSRQSPFSLYRQDISSFESGEIYDQADAAGFIRLYGLPMRVRAMLEQGI